In the Longimicrobiales bacterium genome, one interval contains:
- the guaA gene encoding glutamine-hydrolyzing GMP synthase, with protein MAHDTIAVIDFGGQYAHLIATKIRRRGVRAEIRQPEDPVEVFQHYQGIVISGSPSLASHGEDSEYTKEIYDLDVPILGFCFGHQQIAQHYGGEVEHGGREWGKAELHLDAQHPLFKGLDDVEQVFMSHYDSVISVGPDFEEIGHSITGLASEHRYAAIGSDKLRRYGFQFHPEVDDTTHGDDMIANFVFEICKCEVSWSMDGFLDEEIERVRAHVGDGSVFLLASGGVDSTVAAVLLGQALGPEKLHLLHIDNGLMRLHESAGVLRMFTEIGLDQNLHFVDASDTFLAALADAIEPEAKRRIIGDSFVKVFQHEAERLGIEHHLLGQGTIYPDTIETGGTKRAQTIKTHHNRVPIIEEMIQAGKVVEPLADLYKVEVRELGERMGIEHQALWRHPFPGPGLGVRLLCSDGTQDTEGFEDLIPQTEAIAESYGLQACLLPIRSVGVKADVRAYEHPVLLSGDVPWDTLIAAVSSLTAKVPGINRCVWNVDEGHPNQARAVEGRVTRARLDILREADAIVMDALRDHGVYNDVWQCPTVLAPLALGDSDGETIILRPVHSARAMTATPVQLPTDLLREVCAAILDLDGISGLALDVTSKPPGTIEWE; from the coding sequence TTGGCGCACGACACGATCGCCGTCATCGACTTTGGTGGTCAGTACGCTCACCTCATCGCGACCAAGATTCGGCGCCGCGGCGTACGAGCTGAGATCAGACAGCCCGAAGACCCGGTCGAGGTGTTCCAGCACTATCAGGGCATCGTCATTTCGGGCAGCCCGAGCCTGGCTTCACACGGCGAAGATTCTGAGTACACCAAGGAAATCTACGACCTCGACGTCCCCATCTTGGGCTTCTGCTTCGGCCACCAGCAGATCGCACAGCACTACGGCGGGGAAGTGGAACACGGGGGGCGCGAGTGGGGAAAGGCCGAACTTCACTTGGACGCCCAACACCCACTCTTCAAGGGGTTGGACGACGTCGAGCAGGTGTTCATGAGCCATTACGACTCGGTGATTTCAGTGGGTCCGGACTTCGAGGAGATCGGTCACAGCATCACGGGTCTTGCGAGCGAACATCGCTACGCCGCCATCGGGTCGGACAAGCTACGGCGGTACGGTTTCCAGTTTCACCCCGAAGTGGACGACACCACCCATGGCGACGACATGATCGCCAACTTCGTGTTCGAGATTTGCAAATGTGAAGTGAGTTGGTCCATGGACGGATTCCTGGACGAAGAGATCGAACGCGTGCGAGCACACGTAGGTGACGGCTCGGTCTTCTTGCTCGCCTCGGGCGGGGTGGACTCCACGGTGGCCGCAGTGCTCCTCGGCCAGGCTCTTGGGCCAGAGAAACTCCACCTTCTGCATATCGACAACGGGCTGATGCGCCTCCACGAGAGCGCTGGCGTGCTCCGCATGTTCACCGAAATCGGCCTAGATCAGAACCTCCACTTCGTCGATGCGAGCGACACGTTCCTTGCAGCGCTCGCGGATGCCATCGAGCCCGAGGCCAAACGTCGTATCATCGGCGACAGCTTCGTGAAGGTCTTCCAGCACGAAGCCGAGCGCCTCGGCATCGAACACCACCTGCTGGGCCAGGGCACGATCTATCCCGATACGATTGAGACGGGCGGAACGAAGCGCGCGCAGACGATCAAGACGCATCACAACCGTGTCCCGATCATCGAGGAAATGATCCAAGCCGGGAAGGTCGTGGAACCACTGGCCGACTTGTACAAGGTCGAGGTACGCGAGCTGGGTGAGCGGATGGGAATCGAACATCAAGCACTCTGGCGGCATCCATTCCCAGGCCCGGGCCTTGGCGTCCGCCTTCTCTGCTCGGACGGGACCCAAGATACCGAGGGCTTCGAAGACCTCATTCCGCAGACCGAAGCCATCGCGGAATCATACGGGCTGCAGGCGTGCCTACTCCCCATCCGCTCCGTCGGAGTGAAGGCCGACGTGAGAGCCTACGAACACCCTGTCCTGCTCAGCGGAGACGTCCCATGGGACACGCTGATCGCAGCGGTATCGTCGCTCACCGCCAAGGTCCCCGGGATCAACCGATGCGTCTGGAACGTAGACGAGGGTCACCCAAACCAAGCCCGCGCGGTGGAGGGGAGAGTCACCCGAGCCCGTCTGGACATCCTTCGCGAGGCGGACGCAATCGTCATGGACGCGCTACGGGACCACGGTGTTTACAACGACGTGTGGCAGTGCCCAACGGTCCTGGCCCCGCTGGCCCTTGGCGACTCGGACGGAGAAACAATCATCTTGCGACCCGTCCACTCGGCTCGAGCCATGACCGCGACTCCAGTTCAGCTACCTACCGACCTGCTCCGAGAGGTGTGCGCGGCGATCCTAGATCTGGACGGAATCAGCGGGCTCGCACTGGACGTCACGTCCAAGCCACCGGGAACCATCGAGTGGGAGTAA
- a CDS encoding DUF2911 domain-containing protein has protein sequence MIVLWVNFPGEARSRTSLQAFSSAAATAHLCAEGETSSVGLLAYGVWWRTGANSATQFGFDRDITIDGEVIPVGFYTLSSFPEADGGTLIINRRTGQGGQSYDEAENQAGITMRRDSLDEHVEVF, from the coding sequence GTGATCGTCCTCTGGGTGAACTTTCCGGGCGAGGCGAGGTCACGGACTTCGTTGCAGGCGTTCAGTTCAGCGGCGGCTACGGCACACCTGTGCGCCGAGGGCGAAACGTCTTCGGTGGGCCTCCTCGCATACGGCGTGTGGTGGCGCACCGGAGCGAACTCAGCCACTCAATTCGGCTTCGACCGCGACATCACTATCGACGGAGAGGTCATCCCCGTTGGCTTCTACACGCTCTCGTCGTTCCCCGAAGCGGACGGCGGAACCTTGATCATCAACCGTCGGACAGGCCAGGGTGGGCAGAGCTACGACGAGGCCGAAAACCAGGCAGGAATCACGATGCGGCGTGACTCGTTGGACGAGCACGTCGAGGTCTTCTAG
- a CDS encoding aminotransferase class III-fold pyridoxal phosphate-dependent enzyme, whose protein sequence is MASVLEQLKAIRSAGGERRTAGLSDDTVCTFCQDDATLVDAVNAATQEFELLKQEFPELIGKSESEQIGEIQGSFVNFYADDTVNPYVSLAARGPWVITTKGAVVHDNGGYGMLGFGHLPDAVVGAMSKPQVMANVMTANASQLRLARALRKEIGHSRDGDCPFSDFLAMNSGSESVSVASRISDVNAKLLTDEGGKHSGKRVKKIALEGGFHGRTGRPALFSDSCRGAYETHLATYRDRDDLITVPVNDSDAMRAAFTKAEEDGVFIEAVFMEPVMGEGNPGIRITPDFYATARALTMANDALLLVDSIQAGLRATGDLSVVDYPGFEELDVPDMETYSKALNAGQYPLSVLAMTERASGLYRTGIYGNTMTANPRAMDVGAAVLGMVTDEIRTNIVERGHEFVEKLRALAAELDGPITGVQGTGLLFSCELDPAYKAYGAGSSEEFIRLHGIGVIHGGENSLRFTPHFLVSSQEVDLIVENIKNALVNGPRS, encoded by the coding sequence TTGGCCAGCGTTCTCGAACAATTGAAAGCGATCCGCTCAGCCGGTGGCGAGCGGCGCACCGCCGGACTCTCCGACGATACCGTCTGCACGTTCTGCCAGGACGACGCGACCCTGGTCGATGCGGTAAACGCAGCGACTCAGGAATTCGAGCTGTTGAAGCAGGAATTTCCAGAACTCATAGGGAAGTCCGAGTCAGAGCAGATTGGAGAAATTCAGGGCAGCTTCGTGAACTTTTACGCGGACGACACGGTGAATCCGTATGTGTCGCTTGCGGCTCGTGGCCCATGGGTGATTACGACCAAGGGCGCGGTCGTGCACGACAACGGTGGATACGGGATGCTTGGCTTCGGGCACCTCCCCGATGCGGTCGTCGGCGCGATGAGTAAGCCACAGGTGATGGCCAACGTCATGACCGCCAATGCGTCTCAGTTGAGGCTAGCGAGGGCGCTCAGGAAAGAGATTGGCCATTCGCGTGATGGCGACTGTCCGTTCAGTGACTTCCTAGCCATGAACTCCGGGTCCGAGTCGGTCTCCGTGGCGTCCCGCATTTCGGACGTGAACGCGAAGCTCCTCACGGACGAGGGTGGCAAGCACTCAGGCAAGCGAGTCAAAAAGATTGCCCTCGAGGGTGGCTTCCATGGACGGACAGGGCGCCCCGCGCTGTTTTCCGACTCGTGCCGGGGAGCGTACGAGACACACCTCGCGACGTACCGCGATCGGGACGATCTCATCACCGTGCCGGTGAACGACTCGGACGCGATGCGAGCGGCCTTTACGAAGGCGGAGGAAGACGGTGTCTTCATTGAGGCGGTCTTCATGGAGCCCGTGATGGGTGAGGGTAATCCGGGGATCCGCATTACGCCGGACTTCTACGCGACGGCCCGTGCGCTCACGATGGCCAACGATGCCCTCCTGCTGGTCGACTCGATTCAGGCGGGGCTGCGTGCCACCGGAGACCTGTCGGTTGTCGACTACCCGGGTTTCGAAGAGCTCGATGTACCCGACATGGAGACGTATTCCAAAGCCCTTAATGCCGGACAGTATCCGCTCTCGGTGCTTGCCATGACGGAGCGTGCTTCAGGTCTCTATCGAACGGGCATCTACGGAAACACGATGACTGCGAATCCCCGGGCGATGGACGTTGGCGCCGCGGTTCTGGGCATGGTGACCGACGAGATCCGCACCAACATCGTCGAGCGTGGTCACGAGTTTGTCGAGAAGCTCAGGGCGTTGGCAGCAGAGTTGGACGGGCCGATCACCGGTGTGCAGGGGACCGGACTACTCTTCTCCTGCGAATTGGACCCCGCCTACAAGGCGTATGGCGCCGGGAGTTCGGAGGAGTTCATCCGTCTGCACGGCATCGGCGTAATCCACGGCGGTGAGAACTCACTCCGTTTTACGCCGCACTTCTTGGTTTCGTCCCAAGAGGTCGACCTGATTGTCGAGAACATCAAGAACGCGTTGGTGAACGGCCCTCGTAGCTGA
- the queG gene encoding tRNA epoxyqueuosine(34) reductase QueG, whose protein sequence is MTEADSGRNSEPTSRLATGLKAQARELGFSLCGITTADATDHMAFYRGWIEEGRHGEMAYLSREDSLSRRADLKTTLETVRSVVVVAHEYFVPDPDGVPGDPSRGVIARYARGDDYHDVVKKKLLTLARWVEGQSPGARGRAYVDTGPILERDLARRAGIGWFGRNTMLINPTRGSYFFVGTLLLDVDLPADEPFEEDRCGTCSACLDACPTGALMGRDGSGAPVMDATRCISYLTIELRGAIPMELRPLMGNRVYGCDICQEVCPWNDRFAEPTGEPAYSARDGLDGPELIELAERLLGADEESFRELFRKSPIKRAKRAGLLRNVCVALGNWGAEDVVPVLRVGLRDESTLVRSHAAWALGRVGSPAAIEALSARFEEESDASLLDEIGRALNMSDTKPAV, encoded by the coding sequence GTGACGGAGGCGGACTCAGGTCGAAACTCCGAACCCACATCGCGTCTCGCGACTGGCCTCAAGGCCCAGGCGCGTGAACTGGGGTTCTCGCTCTGTGGGATTACGACAGCAGATGCCACGGACCACATGGCCTTCTATCGCGGCTGGATCGAAGAGGGCCGCCACGGAGAGATGGCGTATCTCTCCAGGGAAGACTCTCTGTCCCGTAGGGCAGACCTAAAGACGACGCTTGAGACTGTGCGGAGTGTCGTCGTCGTGGCTCATGAGTACTTCGTTCCGGACCCAGATGGTGTGCCTGGAGACCCGTCCCGAGGAGTGATTGCGCGATACGCTCGGGGAGATGACTACCACGATGTCGTCAAGAAGAAACTCCTCACTTTGGCGCGGTGGGTGGAAGGTCAATCGCCTGGTGCACGGGGACGAGCGTATGTGGATACTGGCCCGATTCTCGAGCGTGACCTCGCTCGTCGCGCTGGGATTGGCTGGTTCGGTCGGAACACGATGCTGATCAACCCCACACGTGGCTCGTACTTCTTCGTGGGCACTTTGCTCCTAGATGTCGACCTTCCGGCGGACGAGCCGTTCGAGGAAGATCGGTGCGGTACGTGCAGCGCCTGTCTCGACGCATGTCCGACCGGTGCTTTGATGGGCCGCGACGGGTCCGGCGCGCCGGTGATGGATGCGACCCGGTGCATCTCATACCTCACCATTGAGTTACGGGGTGCGATTCCTATGGAGCTTCGTCCACTCATGGGGAACCGTGTCTACGGGTGTGATATCTGCCAGGAAGTGTGTCCCTGGAACGATCGTTTCGCGGAGCCAACGGGGGAGCCCGCGTATTCGGCCCGCGACGGACTCGACGGTCCGGAGTTGATCGAGTTGGCGGAGCGACTTCTCGGTGCCGATGAAGAGAGCTTTAGGGAGCTTTTTCGAAAGTCTCCCATCAAACGGGCCAAGCGCGCTGGCCTTCTGCGGAATGTTTGTGTGGCACTGGGGAACTGGGGAGCGGAGGACGTCGTCCCTGTCCTCCGAGTAGGGCTGAGGGACGAGTCCACGCTCGTGCGTTCACATGCCGCGTGGGCGCTCGGCAGGGTGGGTTCGCCGGCTGCTATCGAGGCACTTTCCGCTCGATTTGAGGAAGAGTCGGATGCGTCCTTGTTGGATGAAATCGGTCGCGCGCTGAACATGAGCGATACGAAACCTGCGGTGTAG
- a CDS encoding glycosyltransferase — protein MAQVLRTLSQAHMTILLLTLPWIGVLVFLIFVVRVPSELPEAGALDGESAPSISVIIPARNERSNIANCIASLTRTDYPDFEIIVVDDRSEDDTAAIARSVAVGQASRILVMDGAELPDGWLGKPWACWQGVGAAAGEILLFTDADTTHGSLLLRRAVAGLQEDGADLLTVLGRQLMESFWERLVQPQIFLTMMLRFPRVEALVQNDDWRDAIANGQFIMMPRASYHAIGGHEAVRGEVVEDMALAQTVKRAGFKVRARSAKQDFATRMYRSLPDLIEGWSKNIVMGGLQSVPHAIRPIILPLSLLAGIGLWIAPPVLLVAAAFGFGGPLLLQWAGAAYLLSVVVFSLFTAIMKGPPAYGLLYPLGAAVGSFIFLRSWVRGRNVEWKGRKYTLRDIAEIP, from the coding sequence ATGGCGCAGGTTCTCCGGACGCTCAGCCAAGCTCATATGACCATCCTACTCCTAACGCTTCCTTGGATCGGCGTCCTCGTCTTTCTGATCTTCGTAGTCCGCGTCCCGAGCGAGCTGCCGGAGGCCGGAGCGTTGGACGGCGAGAGTGCGCCGAGTATCTCGGTGATCATACCCGCTCGGAATGAGCGCTCGAACATCGCGAACTGCATCGCTTCGCTGACAAGGACGGACTATCCCGACTTCGAGATCATCGTGGTCGATGACCGAAGCGAAGACGACACGGCGGCCATCGCGCGTTCGGTGGCTGTGGGTCAGGCCAGTCGTATTCTTGTCATGGACGGAGCCGAACTCCCGGATGGGTGGCTTGGAAAGCCGTGGGCTTGTTGGCAGGGCGTGGGCGCTGCGGCCGGAGAGATTCTGCTCTTCACCGATGCGGATACCACACATGGGAGCTTGCTCCTCAGGCGCGCGGTAGCCGGTCTCCAAGAAGATGGCGCGGATCTTCTCACAGTCCTCGGGCGCCAGTTGATGGAGTCGTTTTGGGAGCGTCTGGTCCAACCGCAAATCTTTCTGACCATGATGCTTCGCTTCCCTCGAGTGGAGGCGTTGGTCCAGAACGACGATTGGCGAGATGCGATAGCGAACGGGCAGTTCATCATGATGCCGCGTGCTTCCTACCATGCGATTGGTGGTCACGAAGCGGTGCGAGGCGAGGTCGTGGAAGACATGGCGCTTGCACAAACTGTGAAGCGTGCCGGATTCAAGGTCCGTGCAAGAAGTGCGAAGCAGGACTTCGCGACCCGCATGTACCGATCGCTTCCCGATCTCATCGAAGGGTGGTCCAAGAACATTGTAATGGGGGGACTCCAGAGCGTGCCTCACGCAATCCGCCCGATCATCTTGCCGCTATCGCTCCTGGCGGGAATCGGTCTGTGGATTGCTCCGCCTGTGCTGCTAGTGGCGGCGGCCTTCGGATTTGGTGGGCCGCTTTTGCTTCAATGGGCAGGGGCCGCCTACCTGTTGAGCGTGGTCGTGTTCAGCCTCTTCACGGCTATTATGAAGGGGCCGCCGGCATACGGCCTTCTGTATCCGTTAGGTGCTGCAGTAGGCTCGTTCATCTTCCTGCGGTCCTGGGTTCGTGGTCGCAACGTCGAATGGAAGGGCCGAAAGTATACCTTGCGAGATATTGCGGAGATTCCGTGA
- a CDS encoding aminotransferase class V-fold PLP-dependent enzyme, with product MSEPHTKPFDLESVRAEYPILSRKTYMNSCSLGALSRRSEGYLDEFQERWHDMGASAWYGHWLGRIEDLRGRVAEFWGSSTEETALLPSVSAALSVVTQSVPDGERNRVICTELDFPTLAYQWAVKPEIELVVLKSPDGIRIDPEQFAEAVDERTLFLATSHVFFTTGYEQDLQALGKIARDAGAYSLIDGYQGVGQVSLDLSETGVDFYTGGPLKWLCGGPGLAYLYVRDELARTLEPRITSWFAAEKQFDFDLENFEFRPDARRFELGTPALPTVHTALGGQEVIDEVGFSTVLERNTMLTDHLIGSASEAGFSLRLPEPDRRTSIVMVRHEDPPGAVKHLAEHGVIVDYRPGFVRISPHYYNTKEEVDRCVATLASYSV from the coding sequence ATGAGCGAGCCGCACACGAAACCCTTCGACTTGGAGTCTGTGCGAGCCGAGTACCCGATCCTTTCCCGGAAGACGTATATGAACTCCTGTTCACTGGGCGCACTCTCCCGCCGGTCCGAAGGGTACCTCGATGAGTTCCAGGAACGCTGGCACGACATGGGCGCCTCGGCTTGGTACGGCCATTGGTTAGGACGCATCGAGGATCTTCGCGGACGCGTGGCTGAGTTCTGGGGTTCATCGACTGAGGAGACCGCCCTTCTCCCATCCGTGTCCGCCGCCCTATCCGTGGTTACCCAGAGCGTGCCCGACGGGGAACGGAACCGGGTTATCTGCACAGAACTCGACTTCCCAACCCTCGCATACCAGTGGGCGGTGAAGCCCGAGATCGAACTGGTCGTGCTCAAGAGTCCGGACGGAATCCGAATCGACCCCGAGCAGTTCGCTGAAGCAGTTGATGAGCGGACGCTCTTCCTTGCCACCAGTCACGTCTTTTTCACCACCGGATACGAACAAGACCTGCAGGCCCTTGGGAAGATCGCCCGCGATGCCGGGGCCTACTCGCTCATCGACGGATATCAGGGTGTGGGCCAAGTGTCGCTCGATCTGTCCGAGACCGGAGTGGACTTCTATACCGGAGGACCCCTGAAGTGGCTGTGTGGAGGCCCTGGACTCGCCTACCTGTACGTGCGCGACGAACTGGCCAGAACCCTCGAGCCGCGAATCACATCGTGGTTTGCGGCGGAGAAACAGTTCGACTTCGACCTCGAAAATTTCGAGTTCCGCCCAGACGCTCGACGATTTGAACTCGGCACGCCGGCCCTTCCTACGGTCCACACGGCTCTCGGCGGACAAGAAGTCATCGACGAGGTCGGGTTCTCCACCGTACTTGAACGCAACACAATGCTGACCGACCACCTCATCGGGAGTGCGAGCGAAGCCGGATTCTCGCTCCGCCTTCCAGAGCCAGATCGGCGCACATCAATCGTCATGGTGCGCCACGAGGATCCCCCAGGGGCAGTAAAACACTTGGCGGAGCACGGCGTGATCGTCGACTATCGACCGGGCTTTGTTCGAATCAGTCCGCACTACTACAACACGAAAGAAGAGGTAGACCGATGCGTGGCCACACTCGCAAGCTACTCCGTCTGA
- a CDS encoding nuclear transport factor 2 family protein, producing MRGHTRKLLRLTTAVAVAAALGASAPQTARAQSAEDAVKQTLVDMWDAIEQGDVARYATYVHDDFTSFGETDTYLNEGKDYELRSVASWIERSMNIHTEMHQAEVTVVGDVAWITYYWTDSSISIETRERSTSRGKSTRVFVREGDRWLCIHGHYTLAD from the coding sequence ATGCGTGGCCACACTCGCAAGCTACTCCGTCTGACCACAGCGGTCGCCGTCGCGGCCGCCCTCGGAGCGTCGGCTCCGCAAACCGCTCGCGCGCAGTCTGCCGAAGATGCGGTAAAGCAGACGCTCGTCGACATGTGGGACGCGATCGAACAGGGAGACGTCGCTCGATACGCGACGTACGTCCATGACGACTTCACCTCGTTCGGCGAAACCGACACCTACCTCAACGAAGGGAAAGACTACGAGCTACGGAGCGTCGCGAGTTGGATCGAACGGAGCATGAACATCCACACCGAGATGCACCAGGCGGAAGTCACAGTCGTAGGGGACGTAGCTTGGATTACGTACTACTGGACCGACTCCAGCATCTCGATCGAGACCCGCGAGCGCAGCACCTCGCGGGGGAAGTCGACACGGGTATTCGTGCGAGAGGGTGACCGATGGCTTTGTATTCACGGACACTACACGCTGGCCGACTAG
- a CDS encoding nucleotide pyrophosphohydrolase, producing the protein MAMDIKEAQARVDAWIGRFEEGYWPPLTNLARLIEEVGELAREMNHRFGHKTKKAEEPDQNLAIELADILFVLIAIANEQGIDLEEAFEQVLTKYEERDSDRWAPAQPK; encoded by the coding sequence ATGGCCATGGACATCAAAGAGGCTCAGGCCCGGGTCGATGCGTGGATCGGACGCTTCGAAGAGGGCTATTGGCCGCCGCTCACCAATCTGGCCCGCCTGATAGAAGAGGTCGGCGAGCTCGCACGTGAGATGAACCATCGCTTCGGCCACAAGACGAAGAAGGCCGAGGAGCCGGATCAGAATCTCGCCATCGAGCTAGCAGACATCCTCTTCGTGCTGATTGCGATCGCGAATGAGCAGGGGATCGACCTCGAGGAGGCTTTCGAGCAGGTGCTGACCAAGTATGAAGAGCGAGACTCGGACCGTTGGGCGCCGGCTCAGCCCAAGTAG
- a CDS encoding zinc-binding dehydrogenase: MPRKMRAAIFAENGGPDVVEIKQVAIPVPGPGEVRIKVEASAMNHLDLWVRRGLPIETPMPHIGGSDIAGTVDAVGQGADAVPLGTRVVVDPSIGYEWYNGQGRGPSFEDPPFQIIGEHTQGGFAEYSVVPAANLLEVPDQVSSEVAAAAGLVFVTAWRALMTQAQIRAGESVLITGGSGGVGTAAIQIAVKAGAKVYALTGGAEMVRRAEQLGAHRVYDRHKVDFSREIWRDTAKRGVDVVFDTVGEAVWPQCLRALAVGGRLVTSGATTGSRGVTEIRAIFWKQLHIMGSTMGSPAEFRRVMRLVFDGSLEPVIHSTMPLDKAREAHAELEAGQVFGKIVLVP; the protein is encoded by the coding sequence ATGCCCCGAAAGATGCGCGCTGCGATCTTCGCTGAAAATGGCGGTCCCGATGTCGTCGAGATCAAGCAGGTCGCCATACCCGTACCCGGGCCTGGTGAGGTGCGGATCAAGGTGGAGGCGTCCGCGATGAACCATCTGGACCTTTGGGTCCGCCGGGGCTTGCCGATTGAAACACCGATGCCGCACATCGGCGGGTCTGATATCGCCGGTACCGTGGATGCGGTCGGGCAGGGGGCTGATGCGGTGCCGCTCGGCACCCGAGTAGTGGTCGACCCGTCGATCGGCTACGAGTGGTACAACGGTCAAGGCAGGGGGCCTTCCTTCGAAGATCCGCCGTTTCAGATCATTGGTGAACACACACAGGGCGGTTTCGCCGAGTATTCGGTGGTGCCTGCTGCCAATCTCCTGGAGGTGCCTGATCAGGTATCGTCCGAAGTGGCCGCTGCTGCGGGATTAGTGTTCGTCACAGCCTGGCGGGCACTCATGACCCAAGCCCAGATCCGTGCGGGGGAGTCCGTCTTGATCACCGGCGGCTCCGGCGGGGTCGGTACCGCTGCCATCCAGATCGCGGTGAAGGCGGGGGCCAAGGTGTATGCGCTGACCGGTGGTGCGGAGATGGTGAGACGCGCCGAGCAGCTGGGCGCTCACAGGGTGTATGACCGCCACAAGGTCGACTTCTCTCGAGAGATCTGGAGGGACACCGCGAAACGCGGCGTGGACGTGGTCTTCGACACGGTGGGTGAGGCCGTGTGGCCTCAGTGCCTCAGGGCGTTGGCGGTTGGCGGTCGATTGGTGACTTCGGGCGCCACGACCGGCTCTCGTGGGGTGACGGAAATTCGGGCGATCTTCTGGAAACAACTCCACATCATGGGGAGCACGATGGGATCGCCCGCAGAGTTCAGAAGAGTCATGCGTCTTGTGTTCGATGGTTCACTAGAACCGGTGATTCACTCGACGATGCCGCTGGACAAGGCACGCGAGGCGCACGCAGAGCTCGAGGCCGGCCAGGTCTTCGGCAAGATCGTGCTGGTACCCTAA
- a CDS encoding proline dehydrogenase family protein, protein MLRKSLIYLSQSGAAKTVVTRTPLRGMAQRFVPGETVDDLVRGIKEAEASGLMATGNFLGESVHDEENARLAADVYFQVLDRIADEGLKANVSLKFTQLGQEISESFLADNLGRVLDRAKSDGLFIRFDMESSGFIQQTLDAFENLWSDGWREIGVVLQSYMKRSAGDVARMNELGARVRLCKGAYAELASVAYQERDRVDGNFVALMKMLLADGNYPAIATHDDPMIEATVDFHQKEGIDKSTFEFQMLHGVRRDLQKQLVRDGYNVRVYVPFGSHWYPYLMRRLAERPANMLFMAGSVVRESPLGFMWPKRG, encoded by the coding sequence ATGCTCAGAAAGAGCCTGATCTACCTCAGCCAGTCCGGCGCCGCCAAAACGGTGGTGACGAGGACTCCGCTGCGCGGTATGGCACAACGCTTCGTCCCCGGCGAGACAGTGGACGACCTCGTACGCGGCATCAAAGAGGCCGAAGCATCGGGCCTCATGGCCACGGGCAACTTCCTTGGCGAGTCGGTCCACGACGAGGAAAACGCGCGGCTAGCTGCCGACGTCTACTTCCAAGTCCTCGACCGGATCGCGGACGAAGGACTCAAGGCGAATGTCTCGCTCAAGTTCACCCAACTCGGACAAGAAATCTCCGAGTCATTTCTGGCTGACAACCTGGGCCGCGTTTTGGATCGCGCGAAGAGCGACGGCCTGTTCATTCGATTCGATATGGAATCGTCAGGCTTCATACAGCAGACCCTCGACGCTTTTGAGAATCTCTGGTCGGACGGATGGCGCGAGATCGGGGTGGTGCTTCAGTCGTACATGAAGCGGAGCGCGGGTGACGTAGCGCGCATGAACGAACTCGGAGCCCGTGTCCGGCTTTGCAAGGGTGCCTACGCCGAACTGGCATCGGTGGCCTATCAGGAGAGAGATCGAGTCGATGGAAACTTCGTCGCCCTCATGAAGATGCTGCTCGCCGATGGCAACTATCCGGCCATCGCCACACACGACGATCCAATGATCGAAGCCACTGTGGACTTTCATCAAAAGGAAGGCATCGACAAGAGCACGTTCGAGTTCCAGATGCTCCACGGCGTGCGGCGCGACCTACAGAAGCAGCTCGTCAGAGATGGCTACAACGTGCGCGTCTATGTGCCGTTTGGGTCGCACTGGTACCCCTACCTGATGCGCAGGCTGGCGGAACGTCCGGCGAACATGCTCTTCATGGCAGGAAGTGTTGTACGGGAATCACCGCTCGGCTTCATGTGGCCAAAACGTGGTTGA